Genomic DNA from Enterococcus saccharolyticus subsp. saccharolyticus:
AAATTGTTTTGACTTCAGCACGCCCACCAAAAGCAATGATAACTATTGCAGAAGAATTAACACTTCAGACGCCGTTAGTTTGTTTTAATGGGGCGTTGATTACACAGGTTCAAAGCCAACAATTTGTTGATTTGTATAGTGTCGCTTTAGAAAGATTAGACACTTTGATGTTATATCAATTAATTACTTCAATGTTTCCCGCTATAAGTATCAACATCTATTCTAGTGATCGTTGGTTAGTTGAAAAAATAGGGACTTGGGAACAACAAGAAATGGATATCACGGGAGTACAACCTGAAGTAGTAGATATGCATGTTTTTTTAAAAGAGTATCATCCTATACATAAAATTTTATGCATGGGAGATGAAAAAGAAATTGCTCAACTAGAAATTGCTTTAATTTCGGCGAATTTGTTAGGTGTAACTTGTCATCTTTCAAAAACAACGTATCTAGAAATTATAAATAAAGATGTTTCTAAGTTGGCAGCGTTAGAATTTCTTTGCCGAAAATATAGTTTATCATTAGAAGAAGCAGTTGCAATCGGCGATAATTATAATGATTTACCGATGATTCAACATGCTGGGATAGGCATTGCTATGGGAAATGCACCCGAAAGAATCAAACAACAAGCTGATGTAGTAACTGTTTCTAATCAAGAAAATGGTTTTAGTCAAGCGTTGGCAAACTGCTTTGAATTGGCTATACTTGAATAAAAAGTGTTTTAAAAAGGTTGGGAGTACACATGAAACGTATTGAAAAAGTGTATCAAGCGCTATTGGATATCTGGCAAGAATGTGAGAAACAAGATTTTTTAATGAAACCTGGGTCATCTGCAAAGGAACTTGCAGAACAGTTAAATTTAACCAGAGCAAATACTAGTTTGGAGTTAAATAAATTAGTGCGCGAAAAACGTGTTTTAAAAATTAAATCATATCCAGTAGGTTATTTACCGATTAAAGTACTAGAAGAAAAATTACAAATTCAATGGGATCATCAAATAGAAGAGATAACAGATTTATCCACATTTGTTCATCGTCCAACTCGAAAGGTCAAAAGAAATCCTTTTGAGATGATGATTGGGAGTAATAATAGTTTGAAAAAAGCTGTTTTTCAAGCCAAAGCGGCCGTTTATTATCCCCCTAATGGCTTGCATATGTTGTTATTAGGACCCACTGGTTCAGGAAAAACTTTTTTTGCAAATAAAATTTATCAATACTCTATTTTTGAAAAATTAATTGATGAAGATGCTCCTTTTGAAAGTTTTAATTGTGCGGATTATTATCATAATCCACAACTTTTACTTTCACAATTATTTGGTTATACGAAAGGTGCTTTTACTGGAGCAGAAGAAGATCACGCTGGTTTAGTAGAAAAGGCTAATGGAGGTATTCTTTTGCTTGATGAAATTCATCGATTAACTCCTGAAGGTCAAGAGATGTTGTTTTATTTTATTGACCACAATCGTTTTAATCGTTTAGGTGAAACGGGATTTAAACGCCAAGCGAAAGTTTTAATTATTTGTGCAACAACAGAAGATCCTAATTCTTCTTTATTAGAAACATTTTTGCGAAGAATTCCAATGACAATTCAAATTCCAGCATTAAACCAGCGTTCTTTACGAGAAAGAATAGAATTGACAAAGTTTTTATTTGAAAAAGAAGCTAAGCGGGTACAACGAACATTTGTCATTGATATAGATGTGATTAATGCATTAATTAATACAGCTGCGTATGGTAATGTAGGACAATTGCAATCTCATATCCAATTGATTTGTGCACAATCTTTCTTACACAATTTACATGAGAAAAATAAAATTAGTATTGGTATTCAAGAATTACCTGAAGAAATGTTATCACAGTGGAGTTCAAGTAGTAAGAATATACAGCGTTCTAGGGAAATTGAGGAGCTAGTGGGTGTGACAACTGTTATTCATCCTTCAGAAAAAGGATTGGATGAAGAGTATGAAGGATTAAATATCTATGAAATTATTGAAGAGAAAGTCAAGATTTTAGAAAATGAAGGAATTCCTGAAGCACAAATTCATCAATATATTTTGACTGATTTGCACCTTCATGTTAAAAATTTTATTAATAATAAAGCAGTGAACTATAATTTACTAAAGTTTGTGGATCCAACAATCTCTAATTTAACGATTGAACTTAAAAAAATTGCTGAAAAAAATCTAGGTGTTCGTTTTGATAGAAAATTTCTCTACTATATCGGGATGCATTTAGATGCTTATTTTCGTCGAGAAAAGAAAGATAAATTACTCTCTCAACTAGATATTCATACGATTACTTCGGATCATAGTCGGGAATATGAAGTTGCGCAATTATTTAAATTGGAAATAGAAACCTGTTTGGGGGTTTTTTTACCGGAAATTGAAGTGATTTATTTAACAATGTTATTAGTATCTATCGAAACAGTTGAGGAGAAAAGGCAAGTGAGTGTTTTAGTTGTTACACATGGGAATTCAACCGCCACTTCGATGGTACAAGTTGCAGTTGAATTGTTAGGAGCAGCACCAATTGTTGCTTTAGATATGCCTTTAAATCTTAGTCCAGATGAGATGTTCCAACGAATATTACACCAAATTGAAGAATTAGAAACAGAAAATGGTGTGTTGATGCTTGTTGATATGGGATCATTAGCAATGATGGAAAATAAATTGATGGAAAAATCAGGTGTTACTATTAAAACAATTCCAAATGTAACAACACTTATCGTGTTAGATGTTGTCCGTAAGATAAATTATATGGATTTAAGTTTAGCAGGAATTTATTCATCCGTAATGAAAGATTTTTTAGCAACCGTTCAATTACAAGACAATGGACGAGCAAAAGCCATTTTATCGATTTGTACAACTGGTCGGGGGACAGCGAAAAAAATGGAACAGATGATTGCAGGCGTACTGCAAAATTCTACTGAAGAATCTGTTGAGATTATTACTGTATCAAGTCTGAAAATTCACCAAGCGATGCCTAAGCTTATTGAACAATATCAAATTTTAGCGACAGTTGGTACGAAAGACCCTAAAATCGATGTCCCTCATATTAGTTTAGAAGATTTAATTGAAGGTTCAGGCGATAAAGTCTTACGACAAGCAGTTGGTTTACCTTATGAGAAAAAACAACGAAAACCAAAAAACACAGTCGTAAAAGACTTATGTCAAGATGCTTTAAACACGTATTTAGTTTATCTGAATCCGTATCACTTAACGGATTTATTACTTGATTGGACAAAAGAATTGCAAATGAAAGTTGAGACAACATTTTCAAATATTTTAATTTTGAAGTTAGTTGTGCATACGGCATTTGCATTTGAAAGAGTCATCAAGCAAGATTCATTAACTTATACTGATCCATGGCGTGAAGAACTAAAGGAACCTTTGGAAGTTGTCTCAAATACGATAAAATCTCTAGAAGAAAAATTGGTACTATCTTTGTCTGAAGATGAAAAAATTTTTATTGCCGAAGTTTTATTAAATGAATAAAACAGTTTTGTTTTAATGAAACAGTGTTTTGAAAGGAAAATAATTCAAAAAAAGAGTGTTTTTATTTTGAGACACTCTTTTTTTGATATCGATGAACGGTTAATAATCAATACTTTATTTTTGAAACACTGTTTGGCACAAATCTTGCAAATAGTAAGATGAAAGGAGTGAAAAAGATGGTATCAATTTTAATTAGTGGTCATGGTCAAATATCTTTAGGTGTTTTAGATGCTTTTGAAATGATTTTTGGTGCTGATCCTGATGTGCAAGCAGTTCCGTTTTTAAAGGGGGAAGGGTTACCACAAGTAAATGAAAAATTTACCAATGTGTACAATACGTTAGATGGGAATCAAGAATTATTAATTTTAGTAGATGTTTTTGGAGGAACACCTTACAACGCAGCAGCACAATTAGCATTTGGAAAAGAAAATGTAGATATTGTTACGGGAGTTAATTTACCCATGCTATTAGAAGCTGCGGCTGGTAAAAATCAATCATTGGCACAGTTAGTAGAGTATCTAAAAGAAGTAAGTAAAGATGGCATTAAAAATTTTAAAGAAGAAGTTCGGGGAATTCAAACTGATGAAGAAGATGAGGAGGATTTATTATGAAAATTGAATTAGCTAGAATTGATGATCGTTTTATTCATGGACAAGTTTTGACAAAGTGGGTGAAACTACGTCCAATTAGTCGTATTATTATTGTTTCGGATGCGGTTGCGCAAGATGAAATGCGCAAAACGTTAATTTTATCAGTAGCACCAGCTAACGTAAAAGCCAGTGCCGTTTCTGTTGATAAAATGGTACGTGCGTATCAATCACCACGCTATACCAATGATACAGTCATGCTATTATTTGAAAATCCAGAAGATATTGTTGATTTAGTACAGAAGGGTGTTCCTTTAACTGAAATTAATGTTGGTGGAATGCGTTTTGAACGTGACCGCCAACAAATTACTAAAGCCGTCAGTGTATCATCTAAAAATATTGAAGCTTTTAGAAAGTTACATGACTTAGGTGTCAAACTTGAATTACGCCAATTACCAGGTGATACAAGTGTGGATTTTTATAAAGAATTAGTTGCAAAAGTTGGCGAATAGGAGGAGCGAATATGTCTGTAGTACAAATTATACTGCTTTTAATTGTTGCTGGAATTACTGGCATGGGAAGTGTATTAGATGAAGGTCAAACCCATCGACCACTTGTCGCTTGTACACTTGTTGGTTTAGTTTTAGGTGATATTACCACTGGTGTTATTTTAGGTGGGACGTTAGAAATGATGGCGTTGGGGTGGATGAATGTAGGCTTAGCGATGGCTCCAGATACAGCGATTGCGTCAGTTATTTCGACTATTTTAGTCATTACTGCGCATCAAGGAATTGGAGAAGGGATTGCTATTGCGGTTCCTTTAGCAGCTGCGGGTCAAGCATTAACTATTTTTGTTCGTACGATTGCGGTATTTTTTGTTCATAAAGCGGATAGTTATGCTGAGCAAGGGAATTTTCGTGGGATAGAAATTATGCATATTTCTGCTTTATTACTCCAAGCATTGCGTGTTATGATTCCAACATTTATTATTTCAATGATTAGTGCGGATGCCGTCAGTCATTTTTTAAATGGTATTCCAGAAGTCGTAACAGGTGGTTTACAAATTGGTGGGGGAATTATTGTTGTTGTTGGATATGCGATGGTTATTAATATGATGGATGTTCCTTACTTAAAACCATTCTTTTATATGGGCTTCTTATTTGCTGCTTTTACCAATTTCAATCTTGTAGGTTTTGGTGGTTTAGGTTTATGTCTGGCATTGCTTTTCATTCAATTGAAATACAATGTGATTGGAGGCACTTCTGCACCACAACCAGTTGCCTCAAATCAAGTGGCATTTGATGACCTGGACGATGACTTAGATGATGATTTAGATGCGTAAGGAGGATAAGAAGTATGGAAAATACAGAAAAGAAATTAACAAAAAAAGATTTAAATAGTATGTTTTGGAGATCAAATTTCTTGCTAGGATCGTTTAATTTTGAACGTGTGCAAAACATGGGGTTTTGCTTTGTAATGATTCCTGCAATTAAGCGATTATATGCACCCGGACAAGAACGTAATGAAGCTCTGCAACGTCATTTAGAGTGGTTCAATACACAACCTTGGTTAACCGCACCTATCTTTGGTGTAGTCAGTGCGATGGAAGAAGAAAAAGCGAATAAAGGTGAAATGCCTGGTAGTTCAATTGCCGCAATGAAGATTGGGTTGATGGGACCTTTAGCAGGTGTAGGGGATCCTATTTTTTGGGGGACAGCTCGTCCAGTACTGGCTGCTTTAGGCGCTTCGTTAGCGATGGCAGGTAGTGTAAGTGGGCCATTATTATTCTTTCTTTTAATTAATGCTATCCGTTTGGTAACAAAATACTATGGATTAACATTAGGTTACGAAAAAGGAAATGAGATTATTAAGGAAATGGCTGGCGGAACAGTTAAAAAATTAACAGAAGGTGCATCGATTGTCGGATTATTTGTAATGGGCGCTTTAGTTAGTAAGTGGACTACAATCAATATTCCGATTGTTGCAACTAGAATTACTAACGATGATGGCGAAGTGGTTACACAAACTGTTCAAAATGTTCTAGATAGTATCATGCCTGGAATGTTAGCATTAGTATTAACATTATTTGTTGCATGGTTATTGAAGAAAAATGTGAGTCCATTACTAATTATCTTAGTTATCTTTGCAGTAGGGATTGCTGGAAAAGCATTTGGTTTCTTAGGTTAATGAAAAACGAGTGGGTAAAAGGGAGAAATTGCACCTTTATCTACTCGTTTTTGCTTGTATTTATAAATAAATCCTTTATTTATAATTCCTTGAAATATGGTATGATAAATTTAATCGTACTGGTGAGGAAATAGAAGGAGAAACTGTTTTGCTCAAACAGATTAAATGATTGGAGAGGCGCATTCGCTAGTGGTTTAAAATAAAACAGTCTCTTCTTTTCAAATATTGAAATAAACGGGAGGAAGCAATGTGATGAATGAAAAAATTTTAGAGATTGATCCGTTTTTAAAACCATATGTTTCAGATATTCGTTTAAGAAATAAAAATTATGTAGATACGAAAAAAAGATTACTAACAAAAGAGAAAAAATTGTCTAACTTTGCGAATGGTCATCATTATTTTGGTTTTCACAAGCAAAAGGATGGATGGGTTTATCGTGAATGGGCGCCCAATGCAAAAAAGATTGCGTTAATTGGTGATTTTAATCAATGGAATCGCACCAGCCATTTTTTACAATCGATTGGTGATGGTGTTTGGGAAATTAAATTGACAAAAAAAGACAAATTGGTTCATGGATCTAAGGTTCGTATTGAAATTACTACTGAAAAAGATACATTTGAGCGGATTCCAACATATTGTAAGCGAGTTGTTCAAAAGAAAGAAACCGTTGATTTTGATGGGGAAGTGTGGGCTCCTGAGACAGCTTTTGTATGGACTGACCAAGATTTTAAACGTAACCAAGATGAACCAGTCTTGATTTATGAAAGTCATGTGGGGATGGCAGGGATCAAAGAAGGAATTTCTACTTTTCAAGATTATATTGAAATCGTTTTACCTCGTGTGAAAAAATTAGGTTATAATACGATTCAATTAATGGCGATTGCAGAACATCCATATTATGGTTCCTTTGGTTACCAAGTATCCAATTTTTTTGCTGTTTCTTCTAAATTCGGGACACCAGAAGAATTGAAATTATTGATTGATACTGCACATCAGATGGGGATTAGTGTTTTATTGGACATTGTTCATTCGCATGCTGCAACGAATGTAGTGGAAGGTTTAGCCGAATTTGATGGAACAGAAATACAATATTTCTACTCAGGAAAAAGAGGAACGCATCCGGAATGGGGATCAAAACTATTTAACTATGGTAAAACAGAAGTTATCCATTTTCTGTTATCGAATGTGAAATATTGGTTGGAAGAATATCATTTTGATGGATTCCGTTTTGATGCGGTGACATCTATGTTGTATCACCATCACGGATTAGGTGTTGCTTTTGACAATTACGACAAATATTTTTCTACGAACACTGATACCGAAGCAGTAACCTATTTACAATTAGCTGCAGAAATCGCAAAAGAAGTAGACCCAGATTGTATTTTGATTGCAGAAGATATGAGTGGAATGCCAGGAATGTGTTTACCCATCGAAATTGGTGGTATAGGCTTTGATTATCGTTTGGGAATGGGTGTACCTGATTTTTGGATTAAGACATTGAAAAATATGTCGGATTACGATTGGAATTTAGGTTCCATTTGGTATGAATTAACACAAAGACGTCCGCAAGAAAAAGTGGTTGGGTACTGTGAATCGCATGACCAAGCGTTAGTTGGTGATAAAACGATTATGTTCCGGTTGGCAGACCAAGAAATGTATTGGAAAATGGATGTCTTCTCACAAAGTGATATTATTGATCGGGCAATTGCTCTGCATAAAATGATTCGTTTGATTACTTGTACCTGTGCAGGGGAAGGGTATTTAAACTTTATGGGAAATGAATTTGGTCATCCGGAATGGATTGATTTTCCAAATCCTGATAATGATTGGAGCTATTCAAAAGCGAGAAGACGTTGGGATTTAGCCGAAGATACCAATTTGAGATATCGTTTTTTACAAAGTTTTGACCATGCGATGATTCAATTAGTGAAAGAAAATAATTTATTAGCAACTCCATCGCAATTATTATTCCATCATGAAGACCATAAGTTACTTGCTTATCAAAAAGGGGCATATGTCTTTGTTTATAACTTCCATCCTGTTGCGCAGCACACAGTTACGCTACAAATTGAGAAGGCCTCAACTGCGGAAGTGGTGTTGCATTCTGATTGGCAACGATTTGGTGGATATTTGAATGCAGAGAATCCTGAAACAATAGTCATTACCAACAATAAATTAACGATTCCTATCAATCGAAGAGCCGTTGCTGTTTATAAAATATCATGATAAAAACGAACAATTATCAAAGCGAAACGGCTTTGTAATTGTTCGTTTTACTTATTGTCTTCGTTTTGTCTGAGTATTTGTTTCAATTTGTTCGAGTACAGCTTCTGCATTTAAACTAACATACGATCCAATGGTGAAATTCATCTGTTTTATGCGTTTCGGAATCCGTCGTAAGAGAGGGTGATTTAAAGAAATCACTGGGTCCACAAGCACCATTTTTTCTTTGGTAAAAACATACTTGTCAATATCTTCTAACTTAATAACGATCACATCAATTGCGTCATTTGTCAGCAATAAAATATTTCGTGCCAAAATTTTAACCACACTTCCTGCAATAGAAGAATGATCGATGAATACTACTTTCTCTGTCATTTTTCTCCATCCTTAATATAATAAAAATATTTAATTAAGAATATTAATTAAATGAAGGTTTGTAAATAGCAAACACAAAAAAACTACTTCGAATGTTTAGAAGTAGTTTAAGAGCGAAAGTGTTTTCGAAATTTTAATGGTGTACAGTTGTATTTTTGTTTGAATTTTGTAATGAAATAGCTAATATTGTTAAAACCAACAAAGTAACAAATTTCTGAAATGGAATGATTGGTAGTTTGTAATAATTCTTTTGCTTTATTTAACCGAAAGTCAATTAGGTAGTTGATGGGTGACAATTTTGTGTATTGCTTAAATAAGGTGGTACATTTATTTTTATTAATGGGAATCGATTGCGCAATATCGTCAACAGAGAGCGGTTGTTGATAATGGGTATGCACAAAATCTAGTAAGTGATAAATGTCGGACTGGCTTTTTTTGAAAGTCCCGGCTTCTGTTTGGACTTGAGACAACATACTTAATAATAATTCGTATAGCGTCAGATAATTTATTTTTGAAAAAACAGTTTCTCTTACTATAGATTCTTGCTGTGTCGTTAATTGAATGGGAATAAAATGAAACATGGGATCTTGTTGAATCGCTGATATCACGTTTTGGTAAAAGGATGTATTGATGAAAAAAGGTGAGAAATCAATACAAATATATTCGACGTTATCACTGATTGGTTTGGCACTATGTAATTTGGAACTATTAATTAAAATGCCTGATGAAGCAGAGAGCGTAATCGTACTCGTTTCAATCGAATAACTTAAGGTACCTTCAAGAATCCAGACAAATTGAAACTCTTGGTGCCAATGAGGCATGAGGCGATCTTGTTGTTGTTTATTTAAAATACGATGATAGATTGCTAGTGGTAAATTATCGGTGACATGTTTGGTCACTTCTTTTTGACTGTCCGTAATTTCAAAATACATGCAGATACTCCTTACAGAATAATGATAAAAATAGCCAGAATATTGAAAGATTTACATTGGTATGGCAATTATAATAATACAATATGAAAGAGAAAGAAAGAGGAGAATGATTATCAAAACGAAAGGAATTTTAGCAGCTTGCGGTGCGGCTAGTTTATGGGCAATCTCAGGCGTTTCAGGACAAATATTATTCAATCAATTTCATTTTTCAGCAAGTTGGTTAGTATCGACACGATTATTGATTGCTGGAATTGTTTTATTACTAATTGCTTTTTTTAGAAACCAGAAACAAATCTTTCAACCTTTTATGAATCAGAGAGATTTAGTAGCGTTACTTGCTTTTTCAGTGTTGGGGATGTTTCTCGTGCAGTTTACGTATTTTAAAACGATTGAATTAAGTAATGCTTCTTTTGCGACGATTATTCAATATACAGGCCCCTTTTTTGTCGTGTTGTATGAATCATTGCGTGGAAAACGATGGCCATCACTAATCACGATGTTTTTAATGGGGATTACTTTATTTGGTGTCACTTTGATTGCTTCTCACGGCGAAGGAATCAATTTATTTGCTTCCATCGATTCATTGTGTTGGGGGATTGGTTCGGCAATTGCTTTAGCTTTTTATTCCATTCAACCAAGAAATCTATTACGCAAGTATGGAAGTTTTACGATTGTTGGTTGGGGAATGATTCTAGGAAGTATCGTTGCAAATCTATATCATCCAGTGTGGCGAATAGATGGTCTTATCAATACAGCATCGTTTAGCCAGTTAGTCATTGTAGTAGTTTTCGGTACGGCAATAGCGTATTTAATTTATTTATCAAGTTTGAAATTTATCTCGTCAGCTTTAGCCAGTATTTTAACAGCATTTGAGCCTATTTTAGCAACGATTCTTTCCGTATTTTTATTCCATTTAGCCTTTTCATGGATTGAATTTATCGGGTTTGCTTGTGTGTTAGGATCAATTTTATTGTTACAAAAACGTGTATAAGATAGCTAGCGTAAGTCGCTAGTTATTTTTTTTGCCCACGGATAAAAAGTGGTCTTCGGCTAGGCATCTGTCCTGCTTTGATTTATTTCAAAGTAGGAGTTAACTGCACTTTGCGACGGGGAACTATGTTGTTAGCTCGATGGATATGTACTTGTTCCATTGAAAAAAGATAAGCAGTAGACAACCAATCTTTCTGGTTGTCTACTGCTTTTTAGGCTATTTTTCTTCTGCTTCAATCTCTTTAAGCATTTTTTTCATTTGATCGGTTAAGGCAAATGTTTCTAACATATCGGGACGACGTAAATAAGTACGACGTAAAGATTCTTTTAATTGCCATTCTTCAATTAACTTATGATTGCCATTCATTAAAACAGCAGGAACGTCCATGTCGTTAAATGAAGCCGGGCGTGTGTATTGGGGATGTTCCAATAAACCAGTTGAATGTGAATCTGTTTGGGCAGAAATAGTATTCCCTAAAACATCTGGTAACAAACGGACAGTCGCATCGATCATCACCATCGCACCTAATTCGCCTCCAGTTAACACATAATCACCTAAAGAAACTTCATCCGTAACTAGGGAACGAATACGCTCGTCATATCCTTCATAATGGCCACAAATAAACACGAGATGTTCTTCTTGTGAAAATTCTTCTGCCATTGCTTGATTGAAGGGTTTACCTGCTGGATCAAGCAAAATCACGCGTTTTTTGGTCGTTGGCGTTTCTTGTTCAATTGCTTTTATGTTGTCATAAATTGGTTGTACTTTTAACAACATGCCAGCACCACCACCATAAGGGTAGTCATCCACAGTTTGGTGTTTGTTATCGGAGAAATCACGGAAGTTGGAGACATTCATTTCAAGTAATCCTTTTTCACGTGCTTTACCAATAATTGATTCACCCATAGGACCTTCAAACATACGTGGGAAAAGGGTTAAGACATCAATCCTCATCATCTAACAACCCTTCTGGAATTTCGACATGTACTTCATTCGCATCTAGGTCAATATCTTTGACCACCGATTCAATATAAGGGATTAAAGCATCTTTTTGTCCTTTGCGTTGAACAACCCAAACATCGTTGGCACCAGGAGATAAAATTTCTTTGATTTTACCCAATGTTTTTCCTTGTTCATCAATGACGTTTAACCCAATTATTTCGTAATAATAATATTCATTTTCTTCTAAGTCTGTCAAAAATTCTTCGGCAACTTTTAAAATTCCATCACGGAAAGGTTCCACATCATTAATATTTGGGTAGCCTTCAAAAGTCAATAAGTCAAAGTTTTTGTGTTTACGATGTCCAGAGACAGTCAAATCTAAAGGTGCTTTGCCATTGCGGAATAAGGTCAGTTTTGCTCCTTTTTGATAACGTTGCTCAGGGAAATCCGTTTGTGAAATGACACGAACTTCACCACGAATGCCGTGTGTGTTGACGATTTTACCTACATTTAAATATTCAGTCACTTTTTTTCCTCATTTCTATTAAAGTCCTACTTATTTTAGCATGGTTGGCAATTGAATTCTAGATTTCTTACTTTGAACTTTTATGTTATAACTAAAATGAAAGGATTGACGAGATGGAGAAAACAATTTATTTAATTGAAGATGATGAAACAATTGTTTCTGTTTTGAAAAAACATTTGGAACATTGGGGGTATCGTGTTGTTTCACCAGAGAAATTTCCAGAGGTGTTGACTGAATTTCAGACAATTACCCCTGATTTAGTGTTGATGGATATTTCCTTGCCGTATTTCAATGGCTTTTATTGGTGCCAAGAAATTCGTCAATTTTCAGAAGTGCCAATTATTTTTTTGTCGTCTGCAGAAGAAAAAATGAATCAAATTATGGCGATGAATATGGGGGCAGATGATTTTATTGCAAAACCATTTGATTTAGGTGTGTTAGTTGCAAAAATCCAAGCGTTGTTTCGCCGTAGCTATCAATACGGACAACCAATCTTAACGTATCAACTGGCAGATGTCACTTTTAATCCTTTAGAAAATCAATTAAAATCTGCGCAAGAGTTAGTCACTTTATCGCCGACGGAAACGCGTATTTTAGCTGTTTTAATGCAAAAACAAGGGGACATTGTGCCCCGTGAAGAGATTATTCA
This window encodes:
- a CDS encoding DMT family transporter, producing the protein MIIKTKGILAACGAASLWAISGVSGQILFNQFHFSASWLVSTRLLIAGIVLLLIAFFRNQKQIFQPFMNQRDLVALLAFSVLGMFLVQFTYFKTIELSNASFATIIQYTGPFFVVLYESLRGKRWPSLITMFLMGITLFGVTLIASHGEGINLFASIDSLCWGIGSAIALAFYSIQPRNLLRKYGSFTIVGWGMILGSIVANLYHPVWRIDGLINTASFSQLVIVVVFGTAIAYLIYLSSLKFISSALASILTAFEPILATILSVFLFHLAFSWIEFIGFACVLGSILLLQKRV
- the trmD gene encoding tRNA (guanosine(37)-N1)-methyltransferase TrmD, with the translated sequence MRIDVLTLFPRMFEGPMGESIIGKAREKGLLEMNVSNFRDFSDNKHQTVDDYPYGGGAGMLLKVQPIYDNIKAIEQETPTTKKRVILLDPAGKPFNQAMAEEFSQEEHLVFICGHYEGYDERIRSLVTDEVSLGDYVLTGGELGAMVMIDATVRLLPDVLGNTISAQTDSHSTGLLEHPQYTRPASFNDMDVPAVLMNGNHKLIEEWQLKESLRRTYLRRPDMLETFALTDQMKKMLKEIEAEEK
- a CDS encoding helix-turn-helix transcriptional regulator; this translates as MYFEITDSQKEVTKHVTDNLPLAIYHRILNKQQQDRLMPHWHQEFQFVWILEGTLSYSIETSTITLSASSGILINSSKLHSAKPISDNVEYICIDFSPFFINTSFYQNVISAIQQDPMFHFIPIQLTTQQESIVRETVFSKINYLTLYELLLSMLSQVQTEAGTFKKSQSDIYHLLDFVHTHYQQPLSVDDIAQSIPINKNKCTTLFKQYTKLSPINYLIDFRLNKAKELLQTTNHSISEICYFVGFNNISYFITKFKQKYNCTPLKFRKHFRS
- a CDS encoding response regulator transcription factor: MEKTIYLIEDDETIVSVLKKHLEHWGYRVVSPEKFPEVLTEFQTITPDLVLMDISLPYFNGFYWCQEIRQFSEVPIIFLSSAEEKMNQIMAMNMGADDFIAKPFDLGVLVAKIQALFRRSYQYGQPILTYQLADVTFNPLENQLKSAQELVTLSPTETRILAVLMQKQGDIVPREEIIQALWNSDEFIDNNTLAVNMTRLRKKLQSIGIENIIQTVKNRGYMIEKVDS
- a CDS encoding alpha-amylase family glycosyl hydrolase; this encodes MNEKILEIDPFLKPYVSDIRLRNKNYVDTKKRLLTKEKKLSNFANGHHYFGFHKQKDGWVYREWAPNAKKIALIGDFNQWNRTSHFLQSIGDGVWEIKLTKKDKLVHGSKVRIEITTEKDTFERIPTYCKRVVQKKETVDFDGEVWAPETAFVWTDQDFKRNQDEPVLIYESHVGMAGIKEGISTFQDYIEIVLPRVKKLGYNTIQLMAIAEHPYYGSFGYQVSNFFAVSSKFGTPEELKLLIDTAHQMGISVLLDIVHSHAATNVVEGLAEFDGTEIQYFYSGKRGTHPEWGSKLFNYGKTEVIHFLLSNVKYWLEEYHFDGFRFDAVTSMLYHHHGLGVAFDNYDKYFSTNTDTEAVTYLQLAAEIAKEVDPDCILIAEDMSGMPGMCLPIEIGGIGFDYRLGMGVPDFWIKTLKNMSDYDWNLGSIWYELTQRRPQEKVVGYCESHDQALVGDKTIMFRLADQEMYWKMDVFSQSDIIDRAIALHKMIRLITCTCAGEGYLNFMGNEFGHPEWIDFPNPDNDWSYSKARRRWDLAEDTNLRYRFLQSFDHAMIQLVKENNLLATPSQLLFHHEDHKLLAYQKGAYVFVYNFHPVAQHTVTLQIEKASTAEVVLHSDWQRFGGYLNAENPETIVITNNKLTIPINRRAVAVYKIS
- the rimM gene encoding ribosome maturation factor RimM (Essential for efficient processing of 16S rRNA); amino-acid sequence: MTEYLNVGKIVNTHGIRGEVRVISQTDFPEQRYQKGAKLTLFRNGKAPLDLTVSGHRKHKNFDLLTFEGYPNINDVEPFRDGILKVAEEFLTDLEENEYYYYEIIGLNVIDEQGKTLGKIKEILSPGANDVWVVQRKGQKDALIPYIESVVKDIDLDANEVHVEIPEGLLDDED